TCGCGGTCTGGCTCGCGGCCGCGGTGCCAGGCGCGCTCGTGCACGTGCCTGCGCCGGGCCCGCTCGCCTTGGCGACCTGGCTCCTCGCGGCCGTGCTCGCGGCGACGGTCGCTGCGCGCTGGGGACGCGCGGTCGCGCTGCTCCTTATCGCTGCCGGCGCCGGCATCGCGCTCTGGCCCCTGGTGGCCCCGGACCACGGCCGCCTCCGTGTGACCTTCCTCGACGTCGGGCAGGGCGATGCGATCCTCGTCGAGGTGCCGCACGGCCCGCGGGCGCTGGTCGATGGCGGGCCGGGCGGCGGGGCGCGTTTCGACGTCGGCGAGCGGGTGGTGGCGCCGTTCCTCTGGAACCGCGGCATCGCACGCCTCGACGTGATCGCGGCCACCCACGCCGATGCCGATCACTCCGGTGGACTCGCCGCCGTGCTGCGCGGGCTGCGGGTCGGCGAGATTTGGGAGAACGGGCGGTGGGGCGTCGGGCACGAGGACACCGTCGCCGCTCTCGGCCGCTCCGGCGCGCCGCGCCGGGTGCTCACCGCGGGTCAGCGGCTCCAGCTGGGCGAGGCCGCCGTCACGGTGCTGAGTCCTCCCGCGGACGGCCCTGCGGCGGCCGTCACCGGCGAGAACGACCATTCGCTGGTGCTCCGGCTGGACTGGCGCGGCATCGCGCTGCTCCTCACCGGTGATCTCACCGCGCGCGGCGAGGAGCGGCTCCTCGCCGTCCGCGCCCCGCTCACCGCCACTGTCCTCAAGGTCGGTCATCACGGCAGCCGCGGGTCGACGGCCGCCCCCTTCGTGGAGGCGAGCCGGCCCCGCGTCGCGGTCGTGTCGGTCGGCGGGCGCAATCCCTTTCGCCATCCCGCGCCCGACGTGCTGGATCGCCTCGCCATCGCGGGCGCCCGCCTCTATCGGACGGACCGGGACGGCGCGGTGATCGTGGAGACGGACGGGCT
The Candidatus Methylomirabilota bacterium genome window above contains:
- a CDS encoding DNA internalization-related competence protein ComEC/Rec2; the protein is ETDDAFRRAGAYHVLAVSGFNVALVAASVFALLTLVGVPRPATAVAAAAALVGFALVVGAQSSVIRATVMGLILLAGIVLDRQSQLPNALALSGLALLAWRPGDLWDPGFQLSFAATAGIVYLGTPARAVLERLRWPRGLASAVGVSVAAQGAVLPVMAAHFNQLSLIGPVANLVVVPLAGAATTVGLFALAGAALTDLVGSLGLNLAWALAVLLRLAVWLAAAVPGALVHVPAPGPLALATWLLAAVLAATVAARWGRAVALLLIAAGAGIALWPLVAPDHGRLRVTFLDVGQGDAILVEVPHGPRALVDGGPGGGARFDVGERVVAPFLWNRGIARLDVIAATHADADHSGGLAAVLRGLRVGEIWENGRWGVGHEDTVAALGRSGAPRRVLTAGQRLQLGEAAVTVLSPPADGPAAAVTGENDHSLVLRLDWRGIALLLTGDLTARGEERLLAVRAPLTATVLKVGHHGSRGSTAAPFVEASRPRVAVVSVGGRNPFRHPAPDVLDRLAIAGARLYRTDRDGAVIVETDGLRLWITRWAARRTDELPIAPDDRAW